The following nucleotide sequence is from Acyrthosiphon pisum isolate AL4f chromosome A2, pea_aphid_22Mar2018_4r6ur, whole genome shotgun sequence.
tattatgtctgaaGACGAACGCCAGAAATAGTGCTGCGCAGCACTAATAATAGTACCGCAGTTATTACGCACGATTATAAGattacaactttaaaaataaaataataaatattataatgtttttaaaagttaGAAACTTTGTAACgctgtaggtactataatatcatattaaacaatattctgTAATAGtgttatgtgtgttttttagacGTCAGATTCAATCGCCGAGAAGGTTGTGGGGGTGGGGGAAATCCTGACATTGaacgttattaataattatacgcaAAATAAAGAAACGTTTCCAAGatttagatttataataataataatcataacataAACTCGAGACAATCGAGGGACTTAATTAACATCGCGTCCTTTGTCCTTGAGAACAGGCCTCTCGGTCGTACGAATTTGTAACAGTCTATTCGACCGGCTGCCGACTCTATAACCACCGTCGCTCGGCTCGCACTCACATACCAAACACCATAGGATAGAGACCTTGGCTCGAATTCGCCGACCCGATTTTCTTTGAGAAATCATtaccaaatattttcaaagaattatttttgttttgtatttatatatattattatttatagataaatgtatactatgtatacataaaatatattattaccagttCGCgaattaacaataaacaatCTACAAATATGTGGGTTCAGAGGGAGAAAAGTAagatttcgttaaaaaaaatatataatttcgttctATTGTATAATAAAGCCACTGCAGCGACTCACGCGGCCCTGTGCACCTAAACACGTCGAGGGAAAATAGAGATACTCAcatacacagacacacagaGAAAGAGAGATCGAGAGAGTGGTCGGacgtctaaaaaatatttattacaatcatATATTTCACTATGTAACGACACTTGGTTTCTGCAgcgtcgttatattattatgtattatatatttttatagtagtcATACAGACACACGATTGTAGTGATTTTTCGACGCCtgcaatatcataataataattggtattcgACGCCGTGTAATAAATCAGCTTTGATTATTATAGAGGACAAGGACCGCGTCATTATATGGAATAAtaacgtttttgtttttgaaacttttaaattacGCCTTGcgcgtaataaataataagacgaTTTTTGTTCGCGTTTTATTATTCTCCTGTTCATACAACACAGATATCGTGTTATGCgccataattaaattattgtatcgattatattattatatagttcggAGAATAATCGATATACGTCGATGAAAACgaatgttcatataatatacacacgcaTTACAAATGGTGGTTTTGAGATCAATGTCGTTTCGAGAGGggaaaaataaacgaaaacaaCGTCCAAGCGCATCAACACaacgctgtataatattatgtctaaaaaCCACCTAACGATCAGACGCGTAAATCACGATTACTTCTTGCCAGGATCGAGGTGAAACAAGACGAGAGACgagaaatatgttattatattatgcatatacctgtattataatacagtaaagaCTATAGAGCAAACGACGAAATCgacaattattcaattatttacattccGTGACGATTGTTCGTATTAAAAATgtgcgataaaatattatattaactatcattataacaacaacaacgCCAGTCGGCGACGTGGATTGATTAGCGTGACTATACATGCACAATTATTATAgtgcattaaattatattccacaaaattatctttttctaaaaaaatcgaaaccgaaagcCGCCTTCCTACCGATGAatacattaatcattttaatacggcgttattaactatattatatactcggtAACACATGTTTAGATCCGAGACCGGCATTGGATGGAACACGGCGTAATATAATAGGACAATATTGGTTCGTATATTCTAGTCCGGCTCAAGGGGCAGGCGACATAGGCTCACATCTACGTGGGAGCTTTAATAGGGAGGGGAGCATTTTAAAAACAgagataatactattattttaggGGCGACAAACTTTGCGTATATTATGTCAGTTAGAGTCGTCTCCCTCACAAAGCAGAAAGACGATTTTCAGACGATAGCTGACAACGGACATCGCGTCAtttgaatttatcaaaatatagataatataatagaaaatcgAAATCGTTCGTACATGCAAAATGacaaacttaattatattatgcattccTAGAGGGCAAATAAGGAATCGTACAGCTAACAACCGCCGTTAGAAACACTCGCGGCTCAGACATCACCAATGAGAGTTGGGTTGCTTAGCTGCATCATTTTAGGCGTCGGGATCACAAAGCGCCGCGGCCGCGCTAAAGATACAATTACAACTACAGCAGCAATAAAAAGTCGCATAATTCgggaaaataatgtatattgtatggtaGGTTCTTTATTACaagtttattatagtttttgtttcAACAGAAATCAGATCACGTCTGGTCggtggaaaatataaattacatattattggtTTAATATTGAAGCATTGCGTATAAACAacgaattataaaatttttatggaaaaaccGACGACTGGGCGTCGGACATGTTCAAAGGTCGTCGGAATTACAGGCAATGATGGGCTTAGGCCGGTTTTTGAACAACAACTTTTTGGTGACAATGGCCTCGACCACGTACTCGTCCGCGTCAGGCTTCTTCTTCATCACGGCGAATGGCTTCTCGAACGTCTGCGCTTTGCCATACAGGATATGATGGCCGATGATCAATATGGGTACGCCATCATGAATGGTCGCAAACAGATCACCGACGTACTGGCGTTCGAGCGGCGTATGTCGGCGGGTTTCAAGCTCACCTTGCATTTCCACAGCGGCCCATTCGGGCGGCGACCCGAGTCCGTCGTCGTCTTCAATCAGTTTCACTAGAATCATTTtcagttggttttttttttggttcactacaaaatcaaatcaaaacgTGCCCAGTTTAACACAAAAGCTTGGAAACAACAACTATCCACAGATCTgggagaataaaaaaataaatagtagcgAACGTTGTGTACATTGTAGTCGGGGACTGGGACTGGGAGGCCaagcgtataataatacaattatttagtgTTTGTCGATCgctaaaaaattatgattactataaaatgttataaaaaaaactcaaaactaTCGTGCAGGAATGTTTTGTCACACATGTCACGCCAACGAAAACTGGTGGCGACCGACGTGTTGAATATGTTGCCTACGCACGACGCCTTTACGCGTCCAATTCCGTTTTTGCTCAATCGTGTAAAATGTAGTAAAGCTACTTTAGACACAACATTGAAgaattcaacatttataaacacGCGAATCATAACCCATTTGTGTGGTATAATAGCCATTTACGCATTGGTTTTACAGAGGTTCGGTGCATTTACATTTAAATGGTAGGTATACAACCGTGTGTcgaatttacataaaaatcgatAGTAATGAGACGTCACTACAGATATGCGACCGACGAGAACAGAGATTTATTCACGCAACGTGTTATAACAACACTGCCGTTTTAAACACAGATCCAAAAAATAAAGCAGAATCGATATTAACAAAATGTTCAaacaatatatagataaaaatataattataacgtatCTGAGGCCAATACATAgtcaatatcatatttatattacataattaataaattaaaaaaatcatctaaatCGTTTTGTTGCAGTACATAACAAATTACGCGACAAGGAGTCATTTTAGGAGACATTTTcttgtaaatgtaaattgttgAATTTTCAAACTGGGgtcgattattatttaacagtaaTATTTCACCCAAGTATACATTTCGTTAGACCGAAAATGATGAAAAACGACGAAAAACGCGTTAATGATTTCATCAAAGGTTACGACTGTCATGCTAAATGTGAGTTCAAacttcaaaacatatttttattttccacacGATACTCGTACGACTCATCTGTGTGTAAAATCTATACATCTgtgttaactattatatttataaattatttaataaattgtatttggtaACTATCATAACGTTAtaccattgagtatattatattatacaatatacgttaacgcacttttattataaatactttctatatatatatatattatatatatatagtatggcGGCCGTAGAGGGTAGGTACATGTCATTTactacctaaaatatattatttttttttagaggcTCAGTCATTCTCCGACCCTCTTTAAAATTGCTCAAATGCCCTTCCTCACTATATTCTCTCTCGGTAGAAATATAAAGGGTTGGTATCACCCGCTCGAACGTTCCATAAAGAGAGAGAACTTCATATGGAATCTCAACCCTCGCCGCCCTAGGACTTTAcaactttaattaattttttctctgAATATCTAAAACCAACTATTTCGGGCTCATAAAACTCCATAGTGTCCCGTTTAACGATACGATGGCagcgttttaattaaatttggtcTCATTCTCTCCTTATATACGCCATAGAACATTTCCaactaaattaacaaaaatatcctGCAAATATCTAAGCAATGTTTTTTATGGTATTGtaagtaaacaatatattaatttaaatatttatatacctgtaaaaataacattattaggtacctatatttatttaatttaaaatacaataactaaataaataaatattcaaatgctataatatagtataatatagggtGTGCCAAtgtttttcctattttttgtcttaaaaatagtataagaCCACGGTTACCGTCGACCGCGGACTAAGCCTGCTTAacttatactataggtacaatagtaaattaataatttcgaaaaaagtttagtacttaataatataggaaaataCTCTAAAATAATTAGCATTGCTTAAGTTTGCTACTAttaaagcaattaaaaaaaaaacaaactagaAAAGTCACTCTACTGTATAAAAAAGGGTTCGAGTGCATACCTCGTTGTTGAGTAAAGCAGTGTAAtggatttgttaaatttgtattcaataatcTTTGgtcattgcatacaaaaaacaatGTGTCAGGCTCTAtaaggatattatatttattattcccgtttttcagtatttttgttattttctttgATTACCTATTTTGAAAGGCATCGAGAAACTATAAACCTCCCTCAACGTTTTTAGAAGAACATATTACTGCACTAAAAGGTGgtcacaaatacaaaaaaaaacccacgttattgtaaaaccaatacattcgtCAATCTGTATGAAATCCAAGAAAtccaaatgtacaatatgtaaacTACAACGACTGAGTAAGGAAGCACAAAATCGACTACCTGGATATATTTAAAGAGTTGTCAATATGATACATCTAAATTGTACAAATACCTAGCGGTTTTTATAACGatgaataacaatttaagtaaaaattatttactcatAATTTACTACATCATTAACTAAGTAGTTCACcaataatcaaatattgttatataggttCGTGTACATGTATTGATTTAACTTTGGTCAGTATACGGTTcaagaaaatatttatcatacaattaCTATCAATAACATAacactattataacaattatataatgttactaaatttcattattttttttatcaatataactaCAGCAGCTCTAGATTTAATAAATTCACAATTTGTCTGTAATTctagattttacaattatacctattataaagatACGGGACGTTTATAGAACAAGTTTACTATAATTACAACCTTAATTTAGACCCTGGGGGGTCCAGACCCCCTTGACCCTCTCCCCGTTAACTGACGCGATGTTGGGCAACAAACGACTCGAATCACATACACGCAGGACCTTGAAATTCATACCGAATATTGACCCAATGTATTATCTAGCACCATTCCCTACCACAATGAATACAAGAATGTACAGCGAACTATAGAGACTATAGCTATTACCTAcgctatataagtataataataatattatagtcattgtAATATTACGAAGATAGTATGTATAAGAATCCCCTTCTACTATTCACCTGGTAATGTATTTGCATTGTATTGCAATAATAAGACATTACACAGTATGGATACTGAAAAGTAACAATGAGATGagaacgaatataataatattcattgatGGCGTCATGTAGGATAATGTATGATTACAAAAAGGAGACGccaataaaataagttaaataattttccaaCTGTTAAATTAGAAATTGCGTATATGATCGAAATAATCTTAACAACTTCCAAATTACAAAACTCTGCCTTGACTTCGTTTTTCGTCCACTTGTTTGTATAAGATTATAAACACGTCCAATCAAAAGCGAAAATATTCACCTCAAAAGTAAATAAGGGagtcatttataattttgtctttTACCTCTACGTAATTATGTTCTTCTATGCTTATATGTGCGTTATACATATTGTCATTAAGCATTAGCTCACATCATGTATACGAGTACTTACATACGGCCGTGAACACACCATGAATcacaaaatttacttttaacgatcaccataaaaatatgttataggtacaataaagtATAGACGTAAAggtaaactaataaaataccacgtagtacaatattcataatagcttttttttaaattgtatagcaatttaatgattaaattactACAAGAATAAGATTTATCAAGTTCTGACTAAGgcaattcaaaatacatttaaacaaatattaattctaGTATCGGTCACACTATGctaccaaaatttaaattaaagattAGTTTTAAATAGTCTGTGATAAAATTAGGTTATACTGACAATGGGattttgaatgataaataaattacattagaaattagaatataattgttgtttaggttaaattaaagaataaattagAAGAATATAGTAGaatagtacaatagtacaatgATTCATTGTTTCTGTAATAATGAAAATAGGctatagatttaatttatagaaaataatctattaagaataaactcataagtcataaactATTACTTAGTAGTATAACACCtgataaaaacaatagaatTTGGTTTACATGATAATGCACTTGGTAAGTAGTTATATTTTACGACGCATAAATCAGATGTTATGATGATAAATCGGAGAATATCAGAACACATTAGTACTACTCAGTACTCACTATACTCACCATGAAGTATAaccatacaataaaatataataaaaattaaattaaaccttCTGAagggtattataatacatattatatcggaCCTCCATACCTAAGTGCCCGTCCAACTGGTTTTATTTGACGAATATTTGACTAAATCTACACGATCCATTTCCTATTCGTCGTAAACTTATTTCTTCGAGATCAAATATCTATATTTGGTAATGCAATTTTCGTCGAATCGTGTCATTATgacagtatacatattaataagatTGTCATCCACGGCAAAATGGCGAATAACAATCACTGAAAATACCAAACACCAAAAATATTCGTACCTACAGATACTGTCCCCACGACATTTCCCACTACATGGCAAAAATCCACGAAATACTTGTGAACCTACACGATTAGGTACACGATTCATTTATAGgtcatgtaaaatttaaatattatcgattatatttaatataattgctCTTTGGTcagttatttgaatttttaagtaatagtacctacacattCACTTATccaataagaaaaaattgaagaaactTTCTttggttttacataatatgttttgttatttttccgggagttataactattgataagatacgtaaaataaaaataaaataaaattttatttctgtaaatcctcaacattatatattttaaccctAGAGCACACGCTTCACAGTCAAAAAAACCGGgcttttagaattttgttcattgtttcaaaaatacgaaatattaacctaatcCAACCTAGGTACCTTCTAATTAAGTGATAAACTAAAATTAGATACGACTCCCAACTGTATATGATCTAACgtgagtaataactaataatatagaaGTGTTCAAAGTTAATTACCAGACATTACGTATTAATATACAGTCAAAAAGACCGTGTGCGTGAtggtaaaaaatcaattatgggttatttttacactgtttctaataatattgctgctcgataaacgaaattgatagttattatattttcattgtgaCTGGTTAGTTGACTATGATTTGCGCCATACTGTGTGTGACTGAAAAGACCGTGTGCGTGTAttcttgtgaatattttaaatgcgtgtGATCTAGGGtataaacagtaataataataacactgatGAATTTACTGAACCATACTAGGCATACTTTTAACTAAAGTTTGAACAACTTTTATTTACTGTAAAAATGAAGTGGTCATCATGAGACTTAATGACATGTAAATCTTAAAGAAACGAAAATGACGTAGTATAACCTAGACAACAAATAGAATGGATCTACCAAAAGAAATAGATAAGTATAGACATAATATGCAAAGCTGCAATATCGTTCAGgagttaatattatcaaaatttggCGACTAATCAACAATTTAAACCGCAagcaaaatgaaataaaacagcCAGTACATAGTAATTAAAAGATCCTCGAAGGGAGCAAAACCTTtctcttaaaaaaaactgtaaacacGAACACTATGAATAAATACATCCGGTGAGTCATTCCGGTTTCAACATTGAGATTATTTCCATATAGTAGAGTAGGAAGACAAACATCGATTGACACTAGAATACAAGATGACCTCCTCGAAGTCATATTTAACTCcgaaaaaattggtttttttttaataaccgaCCTCGTATAAGTATTATCTGTAGTAGCACTGTAATAACATAGGATGCCTAGTGGTTAGGTCatcggttataacttataacttatagccAGAGCGATTTATGtagcaaacaaataaaatacagacggtacttatattataccttgCGTTGTATGTTTTTTTCGCTGCAGCACACACgcatatatattaggtatataaatataattatgtttgtttCACAACATAAAAACACAAACGTCGTCAATGTAACGTTCATTGTAGTTAGCTAAATATACATTACAATTAACTTTGAGGAAATGAGCTATTGGCAGTTGGCACttcatgtaataaaataaaaaaagaaaaacgaacATTATtcaaaccaataaaatattgctGGAATAATTATGGAAATGCAAGACAACAGCCAagacaaattatattatctaatattatattgtttttcctTGTTCACGGTATTTTTTTGCGCGTGCGGTTTTGAGACGAACTGGGCACAAAGATTTTTCTGTTTGGCAACGTTGCGTTTTATTAGGCAGTTATGAAGAATTCGCTGGAGGCAATATCATGTTAAACAGAATAAGCAGCTTAGTAGCAGCAgtagcaacaacaacaacaacaacgcgtttcaataatgaaaataataatagtattataacgtAGTTACACtaatatgacttatgagttatgagacCGGCGataatatccatattattataatattattataatattattataataatatggaattcttatataatatttaaagacgCCTGCATGTATTCGATCAACgcaaaaatcacaaaattagTAAGTCATTAAAGatgaatatttaaagtaaaataattacacatattattcaattatatagtataaactataaaatgtatagtttatactatgtatgatacagctatattatataaaagtggtataatacaatacatacatttaatattggaagaatacaataattcataaatagatTCTTTATACCTAGACAGGACACACCTAGTATACTTGATGTACtcatatgttaattaataatggcagattttaatttacaatttgttttaacaaGAAGGATGTTCTGaaaaactgtatatttattgaaaaataaatattgtaattacagATTCAATTGAAGTAACTTATTTCTAAATTGTGATAAGTTATTTCTGATTgctttaagtattgaataagaagtcacaacaaatattaatatttttaaaagtgctaattgatattaataatattataatattgtctttataAACGAAATATTTCTGACTACATGCATtacttacctaatattaatcataattttttgttttaatactttaaggtacccatttcaagtaaaaaatatttaaaactattagtatatatactaagtatataaactatagtttaCCAGTTCACTGAAATATactagaaattaataatttgtatttgtatagcctgcgttttaaattaagtttacaCGCCCAAAACGGTTTTGTCTCTATATAGAAAATACCTCAGGCTAGCCCAGTaagcaaatataaattaaaagctCATAAATTAGTCACGGATACTATGGTAAGCATAAAACAATTAAGGTAAATTATCGATTACCTGTAAATGGgctgtaatattatgtgatacaatttgtattggatacgtatattattaaaattttatatttttaaataaaattatagattataagaacctaataattattttacttattaggTTTTTCTCTGTCTTgcatagataataatgtattattaaccttgtcttacaattattatgagtaTATTGAACGAATAAGGGCGTGAGCAAGGATGTGACCTTCCGTTAATATTCTTGTGACTTTcatgtgatattatatacattatcagACGTaatagtaatgactaatgaataatataatgtcgttGGATTTGCTTAACGGCAATTGCAGCCTTGTCTAGAATGTAAGAGGAAGATAAAAATGTCAACGTACTTCACTCTAGGCTTAcacgttttatatttaaatttaattcaagatataaatatttataagactataaaagtaaatatacattttttaccttactatataaataataaaaacgtaggatcccatttaaaaaaaattatatctacatCAAGTGATTTTGAACAcgcacatatttaaaataaaatttccagtccaaagtacctatttactattagtataacataatataatataatataatcataataataatgttgctaGGGGGCTGGtaccagtttttcaaattttctgcaattctataaaatttgaaaattaaattttatattttagttgccaccttaaTCATAATACTTTTTCACTAATCTACTGCCCGATTCtgtttaggggggggggggggtgatagggtgtattatattgaaaaaaaatacttcaaggGAATTATTCTCAggctttgtagaattgtcggatttttataactatttttttatctgaaagaagaagacttcctacaggtCACATCGAactccaattttttattttattttaaataatggtaaaatcatagataatatattataatgctcgtCCCTTTACTATAAACACCAATGGAGCAGCGTCTCCGAAGTTTTGGTATAGCCCCAGTATACTGTTATCAGTAGTAACCTAATaagcagtcttgtaaagaatacttttattttgtattcggaatatacatattcgaataaataagaattaaggtattcagaatacgtattcgaatagttcttaaaaaatatattcgaatactatcagaatacttttttcacaattagtttttgtcagtttttgaatgattggtaattaacatttattaattaataattaaacatataacgtaatcataagttatttatacattctgACCACATATGATTTGGCCGATACGGGCTatacgggatacaacacattggtgtttataaaaataatcatattatgggccaatattaaattttgtt
It contains:
- the LOC103310179 gene encoding chromosome transmission fidelity protein 8 homolog, producing MILVKLIEDDDGLGSPPEWAAVEMQGELETRRHTPLERQYVGDLFATIHDGVPILIIGHHILYGKAQTFEKPFAVMKKKPDADEYVVEAIVTKKLLFKNRPKPIIACNSDDL